The DNA window CAGCGTCAGCTCCGGGGCGTCGAGCAGGCGGGCGAGGGGCAGCGAGAGGGAGCCCAGGCTGCTCTGCCGGGGGTCGTCCTTcacctggggggggggcacggggggtcACAGGGGGaatgggagcactgggagaggaATGGGGGAGAAATGGGGGTTGGAggagttggggggggggaaatgggaGAGGGATTTGGGGGGATATGGGGGGAAATAGGGCTGGGGAGATGGGGGGGTCGTGGGGGGACGCGGGGCCGGGGTCCGGGGGTCTCGCCTGGATGTCCACGTCCTGGTTCACGGGGTCGTGCAGGAAGAAGCGGAAAGCGTCCTCCCAGACGGGCGCGGAGGTGTTACAGACCACCTGGGGGGAGCGGGGTCAGACCCCCGCCCCTGCGCCCCACCCCGGCCTCTGCGGGGCCGCGCAgcacccccggcccccccggccccccccgccccaccttGCTCTCCCGCGTGACGTCCTGCACCGAGACCTGCACCACGGGGTTGGGCTCCTTGCCCGGCTTCTTCACCTGCGCAGAAatggggggtcggggggggtcCCGCTCACCTCTGAccccccagggcagggagctggcagccctggccccccccggccccccactCACCGGCAGCTCCTCTGCCCGGTCCAGGTACACGACCAGGATGGCGGCTGACGGGGGGTCGGGTTTGGCCACGATCGTCCGGTTCCTCTCCAAAACCTGGGGGACgcgcccggggcgggggggggaggggagtgTCAGCCGGGGCAGGACCACCCCacgccccccccccaacccccctaGTACGGCTGAGACCCAGCAAACTCCTCTCCGGGCCGAGCCGCGCTCACCTGGTCCAGTTTGGAGGCGTCGGAGAGGAGCGAGAGCCACTCGAGGCGCAGGTGgagccgcccccggcccccctccTGCAGCGGGAACCACTGGGGGGGCGGCGGGGTCAGcacggcccccccggcccccgccaccccccacctcctccagcacccacctcctccagcacccGCGCCTTCAGCACCTCCCCGAGATCCAGCTTCATCCTGGCGTGGGGGGGGAGAGCCCGTgagctgcggggccggggggcagcgggaccccccccccagccgccAGCCCGGGGGCCCGGCCCCCCCGCACCTGCCCAGGAGGTCGTCCTGGTCGGGGTCCTTGTCGAACAGCTCCACCTCCATCTCCTGCCCCGGCACCTCGTGCACGATGAACTGGGGGGGCACAGGGTcagtggggggggggaaacacGGGGACCCCCACCCAGCACAGCCCGGCTGGGGACGTCACGGGGGTCCCCGGGGTGCTCCTGCCCCCACGGCCCGGCTGGGGACGCTCGGAgggtccctgtgcccccccacAACCCCAGCTGGTCTGGGGGGGCGAtgggggggctccgggggggtCTCACCTCGTACACCTCGTCCCAGGTGGGGTTGAGGGTGTCGTCGATGACGCGGCTGGTGACGACCTGGGTGCCGACGCGCAGCACGGCGTAGGGGTCCGACTTGCCCTCCACCAGCCCCCCCATGAACCGGTCCTTGGACCGCAGGTCCCGGGCGCCCCGGAGGTGCACCCGCACCACGCCCtgcggaggggggggggtcagccggtgcagggaccccccccaaagcCCCTCGGGACCCCCCCGGCCAGCCCTTACCCGGGGCAGGGGGCAGCGGAGCTGGGCGGCCTCGTGCAGGTCGGGCACCAGCGGGACCAGGAGGCGGTTGGGGAGGACGAGGTAGGAGGAGATGGCGTCCATGATCATGGTGTCCGACAtggagctggggggggcacGGTCACGGGGGGGCCACGGCGGCACGGTcctgggggccgggggggccccgcAGCCGGGCTGGGCTCACCTCAGCCCCGGGATGTCCAGCAGGTTCGTCATCCCCGTCCAGTTGATGTCCAAGGTCTGGGCGGGGGGGGTCAGGGTCAGACGGGGGGGGCCAGACCCCGCTGCACCCTGCTTGGGGGGGGGTCAGCCCCttgcggggggcgggggggcactCACCGGGCGCCGGATGAAGAACATGGTGACGGCCCCCACGATGGGCACGTCCCCCAGGAGGGGCTCCAGGATGATCCGCAGCATCCcgtggagctgggggggggacagcgCTGAGACGTGACCCCCCCATGGCCGCCCCACCAGCTCCCcatgcccccagcccccccaagcccccccctCACCTGCATGCCTTTCACCCCCGCCTTGCAGAAGAACTTCTTCACCTCCACGTCGATCTGGACATCACCCACGTAGCTGCGGAGACGGGACGTAGGGACGAGGGGGGGGTCTCAGAGGGAGACCccagcgcgggggggggggcgcacAGGGGACTGAGACCCGGCGCCTTCGCCACACGGGGGGCTCCGGCCGCCCACCTGATGTTGAGGTCCAGCAGGATCTGCTTCTTGTGGGCGCCGGGGTGAGCCCGGACCCCCAGGACCCGGAGAGGCTGCGGGGGGGCAGCAGTGAGTGTGGGGGGGCGGGTGATGGGGGGCCATGGGGGGCACCCCCCCCCCGAGGGGAGCCCTACCTTCTCGCCCATGTCCACCCTGGTGAAGGTGAAGGTCTGGAGGTGGGTGTTGGAGGTGCGGATGGACGGGGCCACCTTCTCCACCAGCAGCTTCTCCATGTACTGCCCGAAGAAGGGCCAGGCCTGGGCCAGGAcctgcgggcggggggcgggtgggcacgggggggggacacggggggacgGAGGCAGAGATGGACGGAAGGACGGAGCAGGGACGGACAGACGGGCACCTCACCTTGTTCAGCCATTCTGCCCTCTCCACGTCGGGGAATGTCACCTGCGGGCagaggggccgggggcggcgtGAGGccggggggggtcggggggaaTCGGTTCCGGCCGGacgcggcggggggggagggagcCCGGCCGCAGGTTTCGCTTCTGCGTGACAGCGCGGCCCCACCCagccccgtgcctcagtttccccaaccGGGCCGGTGGGACCCCCGTGGGGGCCGGCTCGGGGTGGGACAGTCGCAGCGGGGGTCCCGGTGGTGGGGGGTCCCGAGACGGGGGGTCCCGACCCCCCCAGGACCATGTGAAGGGGGGTCCCGgcccccccgcagccgccccaGCCCGCGGCCGCGCAGGAAACGGCCCCCCCGGGCCCGGTGAGTcacggcccggccccggcgctgccggaAGGCCCCGGGCGGCACCGGGGGGGGTCACCCCATCGCGGGGGGTCGAGCGGGGGGACCCCaccgggggcagcggggggctgCGGTGCAGCATCTTGGCGGTCACGGGGGGACCTCGGCGGAgcgggggggcgggcagggggttGCGGTgcagccggggcgggggggtccgGCCCCCGGCAGGAAGCTCAAGCGGGGCTCGGTGCAGCGGGAGCGGCGGAGGGGGGGACCCCAGCAGCGGGGCCCCGGGCGGGGCGATGCGGCTGATGGGGGTCCCCGGGGGTCCCGCCCGGCGGGGGGAGCCCAAGCGGGGTGCGGGATGCAGCTGGCGGGGGGCGagcgcagccccgggggggggctCTAACCCGGctgcgggggtggggggagcccgaggcggtgccggtgccggcggGGATAACGGGCGGGCCCCGCTTACCCAGGCCGGCAGCTCCCCGCGGGCCGCGCCCAGCCCCGCGGCGCGCACGGCGGCCTCCTCGTCGCGCTGCAGGCGGGCGGCCAAGCGCAGCCCCCGCTCCCgggcgcgccgccgccgccgccaccccgCGTACAGCGCCAGCGCCAGCAGCACCGCGCCCGCgcccacccccagcagccccgcGGCGTACGCGGGCAGCGCCCACAGCAGCGGCCGCGCCAGCGCCCACGGCCCCGCGCCGCCACGCTCCATCCCGCCGCCAGCACCGCACTGCGCGCGCCGCCCTCTGCCAAGCCACGCCCCCTGCCGGGCCACGCCCCTTGCCAAGCCACGCCCCCACCAAGCCACGCCCCCTACCCCGCCCCGCCCCATCCCGCGGCCAGCACCGCACTGCGCGCGCCGCCACACGGCCCCGGACAAGCCACGCCCCCTGccccgcccagccccgccccctcccaccccagccacgCCCCCTGCCACACCCCGCCCCTTATTCCGCCCAGCCCCGCCCCCTGCCACACCCACCCCGCGCCACACCCCCCCACCACACCCCGCCGCCCATTGGCCGCCCACACGCACCGCCCCCCCCGCACTAGGCGTGGTCTCGCCGGTCACGCCCCACCCCGCGGCTCTGTGCAGTGATAGGGCGGAGCCAGAGCGAGGGGGCGTGGTGAAGAGGTTGTGGGCGGGGCCAGCGCGAGGGTCACGtgtcccgcccccccccccgggagCAccggcccctcctgccccccccccaaccaTCACTGggagatttgggggtttttaataGCTGAAAACGTTACAGGGCCCCGGGGGGCCGCGgtgccgcccccccccccccgggacccccaccCGCACGGGGGGGCCGTGTCCGTGCGTGGGGCTCGGGGGGAGCAGCCCCACAACCCCCCGTGCGGCGGGTGCCCAACTGGGGCGTGAAGTCCTGGGGGGGGCTACCGCACCCCCCCCACCGCCAGCCCCCCGCCAGCCAAGAGCCCCCAGCACTGTCCGCCAGCTGGGGAGGGtctgtccttcctcctcctcctcctcccgcttCCCCCCGGGGGCTCAGTTTGGGGGGTCGCGGCGCAgccggctgccccggccccgcggggggTCAGTGGGGCATGGCCGTTATCCTCATGCTCTGGGAGGCGATGGGGTACGTCACCATGGGGGTGGTGGCGTGGCTCATGGTGATCCCCCCCAGCGGCTGCGCCATCGAGACGGCCACCGGCGCCACCGAGACGGCCACCGGCGCCATGGAGACGGGGGGGGCCATGCCCTGCGCGATGGTCTGGGCCAAGGCGGCCGAGAGCGGGGTGATCTCGGGGTTCATGGGGGGAGCGGCGTTGGCGGGGGGAGCGGCCTGGGCGCCGGCGGGGGCCACCAAATCCTGCTGGGAGACGGGCCGGGGCTGCAGGGCCTGGCTGCTGAGCGTGGTGTGCGTCTGGGCGATGCTGTGGTTGTAGTTGGTGACGGTGCCCACGGTGGGGGCCAGAGTCTGCTCGGTGGCCGTGGCGGTGGAGCTCAGCGTCATCACCTTGGCCTGGTTGCGGAACTGGGCgttctgctccagcagcacctcGTTGGTGGCCAGCAGGTTG is part of the Nyctibius grandis isolate bNycGra1 chromosome 11, bNycGra1.pri, whole genome shotgun sequence genome and encodes:
- the ESYT1 gene encoding LOW QUALITY PROTEIN: extended synaptotagmin-1 (The sequence of the model RefSeq protein was modified relative to this genomic sequence to represent the inferred CDS: deleted 1 base in 1 codon), coding for MERGGAGPWALARPLLWALPAYAAGLLGVGAGAVLLALALYAGWRRRRRARERGLRLAARLQRDEEAAVRAAGLGAARGELPAWVTFPDVERAEWLNKVLAQAWPFFGQYMEKLLVEKVAPSIRTSNTHLQTFTFTRVDMGEKPLRVLGVRAHPGAHKKQILLDLNISYVGDVQIDVEVKKFFCKAGVKGMQLHGMLRIILEPLLGDVPIVGAVTMFFIRRPTLDINWTGMTNLLDIPGLSSMSDTMIMDAISSYLVLPNRLLVPLVPDLHEAAQLRCPLPRGVVRVHLRGARDLRSKDRFMGGLVEGKSDPYAVLRVGTQVVTSRVIDDTLNPTWDEVYEFIVHEVPGQEMEVELFDKDPDQDDLLGRMKLDLGEVLKARVLEEWFPLQEGGRGRLHLRLEWLSLLSDASKLDQVLERNRTIVAKPDPPSAAILVVYLDRAEELPVKKPGKEPNPVVQVSVQDVTRESKVVCNTSAPVWEDAFRFFLHDPVNQDVDIQVKDDPRQSSLGSLSLPLARLLDAPELTLDQPFQLQRSGPRSRLHMKLVLRVLFLDAPENGGPPPAPPGQPEPPASTSSTHRPTQASPDPQFGTEHVLRIHLLEAENLVAKDNFLGGVVRGRSDPYAKVRVAGRVFRSRVVKEDLNPRWNEVYEVIVDNVPGQDVEFDLFDKDIDKDDFLGRCKVPLRRVLSSRIVDEWLPLEEVKSGRLHVRLESLAPSASAAPLEQVLHTNSLLQPARGEELSAALLSVFVDRAADLPLRKGSKPPAAFASLAVRDVSVKTKTCAPTAEPVWDEGFSFLIKRPHVETLELQVKEEGGQPLGTLRLPLPQLLAAEGLALDGWFPLAGGGPGTQVLLRAQLGVLVSQQAEAGAGGGSPAGGDAAPQPAGAPGQEESGAGGLRQRLLPADSPPQPGGPQGRLQLTLWYHGDERKLVAIVHACRKLRAVAKELPDPYVSLVLLPDRGRGTKRKTSVQRRTLNPDFNERFEWDVSLEEASRRKLEAQVKSTVSFVSREKEVLGKLHLDLAQVDLSEGGAHWYELRDERSSP